Proteins from one Podospora pseudoanserina strain CBS 124.78 chromosome 1, whole genome shotgun sequence genomic window:
- a CDS encoding hypothetical protein (EggNog:ENOG503P3D9) encodes MPKKRHQKQYSKPQSTAPASLSSSTAASRHNSHHDDQQQNRSVNELLADLRRAGLRDGGSSQIRPAEAFVQPTVPPAIRQILQLPETPAPPPRRPVRVDATGRRLPPGPAPPRSWVSRPAGSGLYSDPRTLIEFGGAQNYAQRPLPGMVLPAKGSLMDLVLKGFARTWDWQVEYCRYILYELPTRVRGALLAYIGLYSEKGLTLQDMRAILLPPPPLVYEDDEDSHYEQERQRGFLPPGVVNDDFSCLDLSWSLGRSLKIRELSDFLYPPQAAAVVSTADPKDSWDAPDDEPTLEPSIPAALLPNLTRLSLALDPEHAHNVSWRHLLSFATHMPNLTHLSLAFWPEPSLTPNAKLATMVTAQGQVVQYGATGPYSHSLDNDWTEAIMVLNRLSKSLYRLEHLDLTGCGLWASALWSKSGHDMVDWVGAWGKVERIVMYAGYKLGEEAGSSERARYEMVTENARRVERHVRGRRAEKGMGKRGIVVETDEEGKE; translated from the exons ATGCCGAAGAAGAGACACCAAAAACAGTATTCCAAGCCGCAGTCCACAGCACCAGCGTCACTCAGCAGCAGTACGGCTGCTAGCAGGCACAACAGCCACCATG ACGACCAACAACAGAACCGTTCCGTCAATGAGCTGCTGGCCGACTTGCGTCGGGCGGGGCTGAGGGACGGTGGCTCATCGCAAATCCGTCCAGCAGAGGCGTTTGTTCAGCCAACTGTTCCGCCAGCAATACGGCAGATCCTTCAGCTGCCGGAgacgccggcgccgccaccAAGGCGTCCGGTGCGGGTTGATGCCACAGGTAGGAGACTGCCTCCGGGACCGGCGCCCCCGCGGAGCTGGGTATCCAGGCCTGCGGGGAGTGGTCTGTATAGTGACCCTCGGACGTTGATTGAGTTTGGTGGGGCGCAGAATTATGCTCAAAGACCGCTGCCGGGTATGGTCTTGCCTGCAAAGGGGAGTTTGATGGATCTCGTGCTGAAGGGGTTTGCGAGGACGTGGGACTGGCAGGTGGAATATTGCCGGTATATTCTCTATGAGCTACCAACACGCGTGAGAGGGGCGTTGCTGGCGTATATTGGGTTGTATAGTGAGAAAGGCCTGACGCTGCAGGACATGAGAGCCATCCtgcttccccctcctcctctggtgtacgaggacgacgaggacagTCACTATGAACAGGAACGACAAAGAGGGTTCCTTCCCCCAGGCGTCGTGAACGACGACTTTTCCTGTCTCGACCTGTCCTGGTCGCTGGGGCGGTCACTCAAGATCCGCGAGCTGTCGGATTTCTTATACCCACCCCAAGCGGCAGCTGTTGTATCAACGGCTGATCCCAAAGACTCATGGGACGCACCTGATGACGAACCAACGCTCGAGCCGTCAATACCGGCCGCCCTGCTGCCCAACTTGACACGCTTGTCGCTGGCCCTCGATCCGGAACATGCCCATAATGTCTCCTGGCGGCACTTGCTTTCCTTTGCTACCCATATGCCGAACTTGACGCATTTGAGTCTGGCGTTTTGGCCGGAGCCATCACTTACCCCCAACGCAAAATTGGCTACTATGGTCACTGCACAGGGGCAGGTGGTTCAATATGGAGCCACGGGACCGTACAGTCACAGTTTGGACAACGACTGGACAGAGGCGATCATGGTGTTGAACCGGTTAAGCAAGAGTTTGTATCGGCTCGAGCATCTGGACTTGACGGGTTGCGGACTGTGGGCTTCGGCGCTGTGGTCGAAGAGCGGACATGATATGGTCGATTGGGTGGGCGCTTgggggaaggtggagaggatagTGATGTACGCAGGTTATAAactgggggaggaggcagggAGCAGTGAGAGGGCGAGGTATGAGATGGTGACGGAGAatgcgaggagggtggagaggcatGTGAGGGGACGGAGAGCAGAGAAGGGGATGGGTAAGAGAGGAATAGTGGTCGAGACTGAtgaagagggaaaggagtAA
- a CDS encoding hypothetical protein (EggNog:ENOG503Q3R6; COG:E) has protein sequence MGIPSSYLSLIPPPPVTPYSPEGGHYYSSAPPVFPGLDVRPRLGSNSTSSPSGMAHAPRSTTLPHPGSHLGAARDIYATGTPSFNRRQPDHHFIPRSPSFPSRRPHLSPTNSPASYASLKMDSGFGSKSQQNIPPLGSLTQHGHLSYADQNSTPIKVDINGIIDKGFFLADNEWTCYRRNYFSCICSFSLSPVLPHAGIQFQPTGSTQAHTVFGFAMCISAVVADNDNHSIELVQHTPKRDKGPIAKPEKVRLSAKPQQATHHPLALYGPDGGLASSRPYDQGFGAPPQNSAPTEHTFERIQFKQATANNGKRRAAQQYYHLIVELWADVGQQQGSDSYIKVAHKKSAKMIVRGRSPGHYQPERRGSTSSGPGGSGGGSVGGGFPPGLMGPGGDYSTGSSILQGGYPSYDPRSNPYGGTRHHHELTMEPMISADEVKAIAETKGYQYYPATIYEGEHDPRHHQHHPVELFTHSRHDASDSGTNSSMSTGFDPAKVKPEMEGLPSIFYPPQSYYANNRCSRFEGKPSSAGHYPTLIPPPSSSSAMNMT, from the exons ATGGGAATA CCTTCCTCCTATTTAAGCCTGATCCCACCGCCTCCCGTCACTCCGTACTCCCCTGAAGGCGGTCATTATTATTCTTCCGCCCCCCCCGTCTTCCCCGGCCTGGACGTCAGGCCTCGACTGGGCTCCAA TAGCACATCGAGCCCCTCGGGCATGGCACATGCCCCTCGGTCCACAACATTGCCGCATCCAGGATCACACTTGGGTGCTGCGCGTGATATCTACGCGACAGGGACGCCCTCCTTCAACAGGCGCCAGCCAGATCACCACTTTATCCCGCGgtccccctccttcccttcaCGACGGCCTCACCTCTCGCCCACCAACAGCCCGGCCAGTTACGCCTCTCTCAAGATGGACTCTGGATTCGGGTCCAAGTCGCAGCAAAACATCCCGCCACTGGGAAGTTTGACACAACACGGCCATTTGTCATATGCTGACCAGAATTCGACTCCCATCAAGGTGGACATCAACGGCATCATCGACAAGGGCTTTTTCCTGGCCGACAATGAGTGGACCTGCTATAGACGCAACTACTTCTCATGCATTTGCTCATTCTCTCTGTCGCCCGTGCTCCCGCATGCGGGCATCCAGTTCCAGCCAACGGGATCTACACAGGCGCACACAGTGTTCGGCTTCGCCATGTGTATTTCTGCGGTCGTGGCAGACAACGACAACCACTCCATTGAGCTCGTCCAGCACACGCCCAAGCGAGACAAAGGGCCAATCGCCAAGCCAGAGAAAGTCCGGCTCTCAGCAAAGCCGCAGCAGGCTACACACCATCCACTCGCATTGTACGGGCCAGACGGCGGCCTCGCATCCTCCAGGCCCTACGATCAAGGCTTTGGTGCTCCTCCGCAGAACTCGGCTCCCACTGAACACACATTTGAGCGTATTCAGTTCAAGCAGGCCACGGCCAACAACGGCAAGAGGAGGGCTGCACAGCAATACTATCACCTTATCGTGGAGCTGTGGGCAGAtgttgggcagcagcagggctCGGATTCGTACATTAAAGTTGCGCACAAAAAGTCTGCCAAGATGATCGTGCGTGGGCGCTCTCCTGGACACTACCAGCccgagaggagaggaagcacGAGCAGCGGGCCTGGAGGTTCTGGCGGCGGCAGTGTCGGTGGAGGCTTTCCGCCGGGACTGATGGGCCCCGGTGGTGATTATTCTACCGGATCATCCATACTCCAGGGAGGGTACCCATCGTACGACCCTCGTTCTAATCCGTATGGCGGTActcgacatcaccacgaGCTCACCATGGAGCCCATGATCTCGGCGGATGAGGTCAAGGCCATCGCCGAAACGAAGGGCTATCAATACTACCCTGCAACAATTTATGAGGGCGAACACGATCCGAGacatcaccagcatcacccaGTTGAACTCTTCACGCACTCGCGTCACGATGCCTCGGACAGCGGGACCAACAGCTCCATGAGTACAGGATTCGACCCAGCCAAGGTGAAGCCTGAGATGGAAGGGCTTCCAAGCATCTTCTACCCACCACAGTCCTACTACGCCAACAACCGCTGCAGCCGGTTCGAAGGCAAGCCGAGCTCCGCTGGACATTACCCTACGCTCATtccaccgccttcttcttcttccgcaATGAACATGACGTGA